AGAAAACCTGAAAGCCTTTGTATCATGGCTCAACTCCTGGAGCTGGAAGCACCGGGATGCAAGGAGCTCCAACAGGCACATGATGCAGGCCCAGCAGACAtcatgagaaacacacacacacacacacacacacacacacacacacactgcgcatGTGTTTATACAAAGGTGATAAAATCTGACTGAAATTCATAAATATTTATTAAAAAGTACAACTCTCTCGCTTGGTGTTGTTCAGCGTGGCTcttggtggggaagggaaggaaatgagtgaAAAGAGGGGTGGGAGAGTGGCGTTGGGAGCGTCCCGGGAGTTCCTGGGGTGgccgatggtggtggcggcgtggcACGTGAAGAAAGCAGTTCTCAAGTCATCTCGGGGCTTCTCTTGATCGCCGGGGGAAGGTTACAGTGCGTGTCGGTACTTGCGTCGTGGCCATCGGGGCTCTCTCGGCTCCGGTAGGGTCTTACAATTTGCCTGCTGGGGCGGGGCGGCGCTTAGGCGGGGATGTGGCAGGAGCAGGCGGAGGGCAGCTTGTAGATGTCGATGAAGAGGCCCTTGTAGGGGTCGCAGGGGTCgaaggagaggaggcggtggtagACGTACTTCTGCGTGCAGTGGCTCTTGTAGCAGGGCGCCAGGGCGCGGCAGGCGGCCTCGGGGAACAGGCAGGTCTCCAGGCGCGCCGTCTGCGTGTAGTAGTGCACGTCGTTGACGATGACGCGCCACTTGCCCTCCACGTTGAGGGCGCGACGGGGCCTGGCGTAGGCCACGTCGGAGGGGCAGATGTAGCCCTCGGGGCCGGCCCAGTGGGTCACGTCGTAGGGGGAGGCGCCGGTGGAGGCGCCGGTGTAGTAGGAGTAGTCGAaggcctcctcctgcttcttggCCACCGTCTCCACCAGGTCGTCGGCGGACTGGTCGGCCACGTCGGCGTACTTCTTGGCGAAGATGTGGTCGGCGCTGATGGCGCCCTTGATCTCATACTCGGGGTACTCGGGGTCCTCGAGGCAGTAGGAGAGCGTGGAGTTGGCGGCGCAGGCGGGGGCGGCGGTGGGGTCGCAGTAGGAGTGGGCGTAGGCGGGGGCGTGGTGGCCGTAGGCGGGGGGGTGTGGGTGGCCGTAGGCTGGTGGGTGCACGGAGCTGAGGGCGGCCCCGATGCACGCCACAAGTACCGACTGTGTGAGGAAGGACGTGTGTTAGTCCACCGAGACACTGAGGCAACAGCGGCCCTCAACCATTCCTCTGCGCCTGTCATTACCTCTTCATTGCCTTCCTGAGCCATCACCGTCCCTATGACTAGACCAAACCATCTTACCTCATTACTACTCAACTGTATACTATCACCTTCCCTTATACGTACATCAGGTAAGAATAACACAAGTATTACAGTAGTGCCTAAGAGTCC
This DNA window, taken from Eriocheir sinensis breed Jianghai 21 chromosome 53, ASM2467909v1, whole genome shotgun sequence, encodes the following:
- the LOC126983268 gene encoding protein spaetzle 3-like, which codes for MALLLSVLVACIGAALSSVHPPAYGHPHPPAYGHHAPAYAHSYCDPTAAPACAANSTLSYCLEDPEYPEYEIKGAISADHIFAKKYADVADQSADDLVETVAKKQEEAFDYSYYTGASTGASPYDVTHWAGPEGYICPSDVAYARPRRALNVEGKWRVIVNDVHYYTQTARLETCLFPEAACRALAPCYKSHCTQKYVYHRLLSFDPCDPYKGLFIDIYKLPSACSCHIPA